In Candidatus Cohnella colombiensis, one DNA window encodes the following:
- a CDS encoding ATP-binding protein: MERALRLITGDSQSTDVDLSIEQWVGLFLIRALEIQNCGAIVLDQQFRVVLVSELLCEIFDVARSEWETGEIEHIFALHSVLPQPFDRSLLEGNVFRNRSWRFMNGLKRYDMLLDGDLIYDRGRLIGACVVFRNITDVLTLQQQVLQSDRLKMIGQIAASTAHEIRNPLTSIKGFMQLLNERLSEREMQHEQGYVTIILSELERINGLVNEFLLLSKPKQMKLVPIRSRHILREILPVIRSEAMLHNVTIKYYPNVALAPIMVDKELIKQVFLNIGKNAIEAMSAGGTLKIREYQQQDDSNNLIVEFIDTGPGIHLDRIEEVFEPFYTTKPEGTGLGLPVCQRIIHEMGGAIKVSSSDQGTTFMLKLPYVHLHNRV; this comes from the coding sequence ATGGAGCGAGCTTTACGATTAATCACAGGGGATAGTCAGAGTACTGATGTCGATCTAAGCATTGAGCAGTGGGTAGGACTATTTTTAATACGGGCTTTAGAGATCCAAAATTGTGGCGCGATTGTTCTAGATCAGCAATTTCGAGTTGTATTGGTTAGTGAGTTGCTCTGTGAAATTTTCGATGTTGCAAGAAGTGAATGGGAAACAGGTGAGATCGAGCATATTTTCGCATTACATTCTGTGCTTCCGCAACCATTCGATCGTAGTCTGTTAGAGGGTAATGTTTTTCGGAATCGTTCATGGCGTTTCATGAACGGCCTAAAGAGATATGATATGCTGCTGGACGGTGACTTAATCTATGATCGAGGGCGACTGATCGGCGCTTGTGTTGTATTTCGTAATATTACGGATGTGTTGACATTGCAACAGCAGGTGTTGCAATCTGATCGATTGAAGATGATTGGTCAGATCGCTGCAAGTACTGCACACGAAATTCGTAATCCTCTAACGTCGATTAAAGGCTTTATGCAGCTACTCAATGAGCGGTTATCCGAGCGTGAGATGCAACATGAGCAAGGATATGTGACGATTATTTTATCAGAGCTAGAGCGCATTAATGGGCTCGTTAATGAATTTCTATTGCTGAGTAAACCAAAACAAATGAAATTGGTACCCATTCGAAGCCGTCATATTTTACGAGAGATACTACCCGTCATTCGAAGTGAGGCAATGCTTCATAATGTGACGATCAAATATTATCCGAACGTTGCGTTAGCTCCAATAATGGTTGATAAAGAACTCATTAAGCAAGTCTTTTTGAATATAGGGAAAAATGCAATCGAAGCGATGAGTGCTGGCGGTACATTGAAAATTCGTGAATACCAACAGCAAGACGATTCAAATAACTTGATTGTGGAATTTATAGATACTGGACCTGGGATTCATCTCGACCGTATCGAAGAGGTTTTTGAACCATTTTATACGACTAAACCGGAAGGTACAGGTTTGGGTTTACCGGTCTGTCAGCGTATTATTCACGAAATGGGGGGTGCGATCAAGGTGAGTTCGAGTGACCAAGGAACGACATTCATGCTCAAGCTTCCTTATGTACATCTACACAATCGAGTTTGA